A single Dasypus novemcinctus isolate mDasNov1 chromosome 4, mDasNov1.1.hap2, whole genome shotgun sequence DNA region contains:
- the LOC105744737 gene encoding endogenous retrovirus group K member 8 Gag polyprotein-like — MGQGTSQHSLYMKQLKEALKARGTRVKKKDLTRFFEFLLKTCPWFPRECTIDDKCWTRVGDCLQDYYKTFGPEKVPVTAFSYWNLISETLKVHFSASDIQELCKKGEEALKEHSRSTSACSSVIIDMPAESPPDKNSTESRPNTPISQASMPPDQIEIEPEIKILPPFENLETKPKAKIPSRSKINSLPPFRPPPYNPEFPNPYSQYYPAASLPQVYALERMTKNLRLHANRFKETIDQERQLAAGLLAELQSVTQTIAALALPENAHLPRSHFAHHTYAFPVTRSRDRSLAATSQDGAATSQDGAASSQNGTANSQDGAANSQNGANSQNSESEEDPPCSDEGEKEEVSTTRREREEGCTTTTAKYKTLSLKYLEKLKKAVNDYGATAPFTLTLLESLSEKKLIPNDWFQLARAALSSGDFLLWKSDYEEHCKKYATCNARKTTSKKWTLNKFLGQSPYHQNDKQAQFPRGLIAQIQTAALRAWKKLPQKGAATASLAKLRQGPDETYTDFLSRLQNMAEHLFGASESDSDFIKHLAFENANDACQAVIRPFCNTDLNNYIKLCSGIGPTQTLGIAIGAALQNFAAQTKPPTCFNCKQPGHFSKNCPVPKVNSSLSISKNSSLSSSICPRCKKGFHWASDCHSRTDINGQLLKPKPQGKVQWGRPQAPTRTNPGAIRFVQPSPVAVPALPTINHAAVSQTYGGPQQGAQEWTSVLPPNQY, encoded by the coding sequence ATGGGACAAGGAACATCCCAGCATAGTTTGTATATGAAACAATTAAAAGAGGCACTCAAGGCACGAGGAACTAGAGTTAAGAAAAAGGATCTCAcacgtttttttgaatttttgttaaaaacctGCCCGTGGTTCCCCAGAGAATGTACCATAGATGATAAATGTTGGACAAGAGTTGGAGACTGTTTACAAgactactataaaacttttggacCAGAAAAGGTCCCAGTTACTGCCTTTTCTTATTGGAATCTTATTTCTGAAACCCTAAAAGTTCATTTTTCCGCTTCAGACATTCAGGAACTTtgcaaaaagggagaggaagctttGAAAGAGCACTCACGCTCCACTTCAGCATGCAGCTCAGTAATTATCGATATGCCTGCTGAAAGCCCCCCTGATAAAAACTCCACTGAAAGTAGGCCAAATACCCCAATCAGTCAAGCTAGCATGCCACCCGATCAAATTGAAATTGAACCAGAGATAAAAATCCTTCCCCCTTTTGAAAATCTAGAAACTAAACCAAAGGCTAAAATCCCTTCCAGGTCCAAAATAaattcccttcccccatttcGGCCACCCCCTTATAACCCTGAATTCCCCAATCCATATTCTCAGTACTATCCAGCTGCATCCCTGCCTCAAGTCTATGCCTTAGAAAGGATGACAAAAAATCTCCGGCTACACGCCAATCGTTTTAAAGAAACCATTGACCAAGAGCGCCAGCTGGCCGCCGGTTTACTTGCCGAGCTCCAGTCAGTAACTCAAACCATTGCTGCCCTGGCACTCCCAGAAAATGCCCACTTACCCCGTTCCCATTTTGCTCATCATACTTATGCCTTCCCGGTCACACGTAGTCGGGACAGAAGCCTTGCCGCTACCTCCCAAGATGGCGCCGCTACCTCCCAAGATGGTGCTGCCAGCTCTCAAAATGGCACTGCCAATTCCCAAGATGGCGCCGCTAACTCCCAAAATGGCGCTAACTCCCAAAATAGCGAAAGTGAAGAAGACCCCCCCTGCTCTGACgagggagaaaaagaggaagttAGTACTACACGGAGAGAACGAGAGGAAGGTTGTACTACCACAACAGCTAAATATAAGAcacttagtttaaaatatttagaaaaattaaaaaaggccGTGAATGATTATGGTGCCACCGCCCCCTTCACGCTTACCTTATTGGAAAGTCTCAGTGAGAAAAAACTCATTCCCAACGATTGGTTTCAATTAGCCAGAGCTGCCTTGTCCAGCGGCGATTTCCTGTTGTGGAAATCTGATTATGAAGAGCACTGTAAAAAATATGCCACCTGTAATGCCCGTAAAACCACCTCTAaaaaatggacattaaacaaatttttaggTCAAAGCCCCTACCACCAAAATGACAAACAAGCTCAATTCCCCCGCGGCCTTATAGCACAAATACAAACAGCTGCGCTTAGAGCATGGAAGAAACTTCCACAAAAGGGTGCTGCCACTGCCTCTCTTGCTAAATTAAGGCAAGGACCCGATGAAACATATACCGATTTCCTCAGCCGCCTACAAAATATGGCTGAGCATTTATTTGGGGCCAGCGAGAGTGATAGTGATTTTATTAAACACCTGGCTTTTGAAAATGCCAATGATGCCTGTCAAGCTGTAATCCGCCCTTTTTGCAATACCGATCTTAATAATtacataaaactttgttctggCATTGGACCCACTCAAACTCTAGGAATAGCCATTGGCGCTGCCCTCCAAAATTTTGCAGCACAAACTAAGCCTCCAACATGCTTTAACTGTAAACAACCtggccatttttcaaaaaattgtccCGTACCAAAAGTCAATTCCTCCTTATCCATCTCTAAGAACTCTTCATTGTCATCCTCTATTTGCCCTCGTTGCAAAAAGGGATTTCATTGGGCATCCGATTGTCATTCCCGCACAGATATTAATGGCCAACTCCTTAAGCCTAAGCCCCAGGGAAAAGTGCAATGGGGCAGGCCCCAGGCCCCAACCAGGACAAACCCAGGGGCAATACGGTTTGTTCAACCTTCCCCAGTCGCAGTCCCTGCGCTCCCAACCATAAACCATGCTGCTGTATCTCAGACCTATGGAGGGCCACAGCAGGGAGCGCAGGAATGGACCTCTGTACTGCCTCCAAATCAATATTAA